From Lolium perenne isolate Kyuss_39 chromosome 5, Kyuss_2.0, whole genome shotgun sequence, a single genomic window includes:
- the LOC127346448 gene encoding uncharacterized protein isoform X1, whose protein sequence is MATAGAVVDRLLRRLASDARRSDLPSDIDQHVAHFRRTLSRLRDVLVSVERYFWVRTEVQDWMTKINQIVYDMDNLLDEFEDQNDTESERSGCITKATSLCSPCPFVLYSTRVNRMKTLIKRLDHSARNSVIFGMMQHPRCDLEQTDTQEEFCRAAIVGRDGDKTKIKELILQNDAEILSIIPIVGLVGLGKTALARLIFHDQGEGLNFDLRIWINLNRKFDLRKLAADIISQANETKEGGPSVVNNTSAEINGNLQLLKNRLQETLHGKHCLIVLDGLCSTNKSQLDELKEMLRGTNKSIKVLVTTSSEITAELMHTFTPYKLLPLSEDDCWTIFSEKAFGDGNCFNACLKTIGKQIAKRCDGIPALAHFLGSIVHNQGMYVWLAARDEAIWKLERTYSGRSKVFSSLNKLYYDMPSALKLCFLYLSIFPKGSAIDKEKLIRQWIALDMIGSRHETLPSYVHGEMYIQDLLSIHFLQVQKTPSVNGIENKTAPKMLYMHNVVHDFATHIASNDIIILDGGEMNSNSKGPTFQFILLTYYREHSILCSPLITSARALHFQNTKAIKLHREAFKLLKRMRVLNLSGSCIQEIPDSIGHLRHLRYLDISDLKIQILPSSMSTLTNLEALDLSNTSLKKLPRFIGTFLKLRYLNLQGCQILQHLSLTFGHLQRLEHLRLSCCYDVGELDDSLCNLQHLRLLDLSNCTELKQLPSSFGNLMNLEDLDLSGCFNLKHLPESFGNICFLRFLNISSCYELQHLPGSLTNLGKLEVLILRRCRKLQKLPPSFRNIQFLRVLDLAGCEALEVSTEIMTTNLEHLNLQRCRRLQTHPNCFQNFTKLKFLNLSECQPYADYHLNLSKCPPNIDYFQSLGYLFNLEYLNLSQTVLDIPVSFERLQKLHTLDLTGCVVVNPSSGVSHILSDMINKMTRLKFVLTKDPTIVASLPQHIRYSVGTDEHWHITSDELLISDLTGGSRGLSIAERVNLQSRVELRFLKLEWMPNSQPADVVDDVGEEVLEKLQPNQSLEHLELVGYAGPVFPRWMMGNMMTSLPNIVSLHLFHLENCKDLPPLGELRNLLYLHIKDVPKLTNLQRGLSGGPRPFKKLTRLNLESLFNLEALSILLASSSGDHFMFPCLEELSVVSCCKLMFEPSLPKCLKYEIRESDRVLSCGEPTGPSSSSPPVQIEIIGCKIPSRFLQWVRSLSTLEKAVIDACEGEDGQVLTSLGLLEIIGDEEQPSSYDSNVNESATVSSSEAVIPHELSSQVPNQCAIGAHTDTRYGRTMFQNHFPWFRVSPAHKELTLHNHHVELLTSISFSGSGSTASEDLSMISSDTFFLDSPYVTVFTFEELKIATRNFGPNNLLGEGGSGFIYKGQLRRKMNPSISSNSMVIAVKKFKPDSLCWPENWQTEMNFHGRISHPNLVKLLGYCLDANNTVFVYEFMARGSLDNHLFRRGTNLLSWSLRVKILTEAARGLAFLHSLERPVIYRNFKASKILLDLNYDVKLSGLNFGKDGPCSGLSHVTTRVMGTYGYAAPEYIATGHLYVKSDVYSFGVVLLEVLTGRRAIDQKRPTGELSLVDWARPYLAQAERRILHRVMDPRLVGKYPSKAAHQASQLARSCLSQNHMTRPSMNEIVDVLENICSMDTKTREPNNTSLQLKPRGRSLLG, encoded by the exons ATGGCCACCGCCGGCGCCGTCGTCGACCGGCTACTAcgccggctggcctccgacgctcgCCGGTCGGATCTGCCTTCGGACATAGACCAGCACGTGGCGCACTTCAGGCGAACTCTGTCGAGGTTGCGTGATGTGCTGGTAAGTGTGGAGAGATATTTTTGGGTGCGTACTGAGGTACAGGATTGGATGACGAAGATCAATCAGATTGTCTATGACATGGACAATCTCTTGGACGAATTTGAAGACCAAAATGACACTGAATCTGAGAGGAGCGGCTGTATTACAAAG GCAACATCACTGTGTTCCCCGTGTCCATTTGTCTTGTATAGTACTAGAGTGAATAGAATGAAGACACTCATAAAAAGATTGGATCATTCAGCAAGAAATTCAGTCATTTTCGGTATGATGCAGCACCCAAGGTGTGATCTTGAGCAAACAGATACCCAAGAAGAATTCTGTAGAGCTGCAATCGTTGGAAGAGATGgcgacaaaacaaaaataaaggaaTTAATCTTGCAAAATGATGCAGAAATATTGTCCATCATTCCCATTGTCGGCCTTGTGGGTTTGGGGAAAACAGCTCTTGCCAGATTAATTTTCCATGACCAGGGAGAAGGGTTGAATTTTGATCTTCGTATTTGGATCAACTTGAATAGGAAATTTGACCTTAGAAAGCTTGCTGCTGATATAATCTCACAAGCTAATGAAACAAAAGAAGGAGGACCCTCAGTAGTTAACAACACCAGCGCTGAGATTAATGGGAATCTCCAATTGCTAAAGAATCGTTTGCAGGAGACACTTCATGGCAAACATTGTCTAATTGTCTTGGATGGCCTTTGTAGCACAAATAAAAGCCAGCTGGATGAATTGAAGGAAATGCTCAGGGGTACGAACAAGTCGATCAAGGTTTTAGTGACCACCTCAAGTGAAATAACTGCAGAGCTAATGCACACTTTCACACCATACAAGTTGCTTCCATTATCTGAAGATGACTGTTGGACAATATTTTCTGAAAAGGCATTTGGGGATGGAAATTGTTTCAATGCATGCCTAAAGACAATTGGGAAGCAAATTGCgaaaagatgtgacggaataccaGCTTTAGCTCATTTTCTTGGTTCAATAGTTCACAATCAAGGCATGTATGTCTGGTTAGCAGCAAGGGATGAAGCAATATGGAAATTAGAGAGAACATATTCTGGGAGAAGTAAAGTGTTTTCATCATTGAATAAATTGTACTATGACATGCCTTCAGCGCTAAAACTATGCTTTCTATATTTATCAATATTTCCTAAGGGATCTGCTATTGATAAAGAAAAACTTATCCGGCAGTGGATTGCACTTGATATGATAGGATCAAGACATGAGACGTTGCCTTCCTATGTTCACGGGGAGATGTACATTCAGGATCTTTTGTCAATACATTTCCTTCAAGTTCAAAAGACACCTTCA GTTAACGGAATTGAAAACAAAACAGCTCCTAAAATGCTCTACATGCACAATGTTGTCCATGACTTTGCAACACATATTGCCTCTAATGATATTATAATTTTGGATGGCGGGGAAATGAACAGTAATTCAAAAGGCCCCACTTTCCAATTTATATTGTTGACCTATTACAGAGAGCACTCAATACTTTGCAGTCCACTGATTACCAGTGCAAGGGCATTACATTTCCAGAATACTAAGGCTATAAAGCTTCATAGAGAAGCTTTTAAATTACTGAAGCGTATGCGTGTTTTAAATCTTAGTGGAAGCTGCATTCAAGAAATTCCTGATTCTATTGGCCACTTGAGGCATCTAAGATACCTTGATATTTCGGACTTGAAGATTCAAATCTTACCTTCCTCAATGAGTACACTGACAAACCTTGAGGCACTGGATCTATCAAATACTTCTCTCAAGAAATTACCTCGGTTCATTGGTACTTTTCTGAAGCTAAGATATTTGAATCTGCAAGGCTGTCAGATACTTCAACACTTGTCTCTAACCTTTGGTCATCTCCAAAGACTTGAGCATCTTAGGCTGTCATGTTGTTATGATGTCGGTGAGCTAGATGATTCTCTGTGCAATCTTCAGCATCTTCGATTATTGGATTTGTCAAACTGCACCGAGCTTAAACAGCTACCTAGTTCATTTGGTAATTTAATGAATTTGGAGGATCTAGATCTGTCTGGCTGCTTCAACCTCAAGCATCTACCAGAATCTTTTGGTAATATCTGTTTTCTTAGGTTCCTGAACATATCGAGCTGCTACGAGCTTCAACATTTGCCTGGATCTCTTACCAATCTCGGGAAGTTGGAAGTGCTTATACTTCGGAGATGTCGCAAGCTTCAAAAGCTCCCTCCTTCCTTTAGAAACATTCAGTTCCTTCGAGTTTTGGATCTAGCTGGCTGTGAGGCACTTGAAGTAAGTACTGAGATAATGACAACCAACTTGGAGCATCTGAACCTACAACGTTGTCGCAGGCTGCAGACACATCCCAACTGCTTTCAGAACTTTACTAAATTGAAGTTTTTGAATCTCTCAGAGTGCCAACCTTATGCTGATTATCATTTGAATCTATCAAAGTGCCCCCCTAACATTGATTATTTTCAATCTCTTGGTTACTTGTTCAACTTAGAATATCTTAATCTGTCACAAACCGTCCTTGACATACCTGTGTCATTTGAGAGGCTTCAGAAGCTGCACACGTTGGACCTCACTGGTTGTGTTGTAGTAAATCCATCATCTGGTGTATCTCATATATTGTCAGATATGATAAATAAGATGACAAGGCTCAAATTTGTGTTGACAAAAGATCCAACGATAGTGGCCTCTCTACCACAGCACATTCGGTACTCTGTTGGCACTGATGAACACTGGCACATAACAAGTGATGAGCTTCTTATTTCAGACCTCACAGGAGGATCCAGGGGGTTAAGTATAGCAGAGAGAGTAAATCTGCAGAGTCGAGTGGAGCTTCGTTTTCTTAAGCTGGAGTGGATGCCAAATTCTCAGCCAGCTGATGTAGTTGATGATGTAGGTGAAGAAGTACTGGAAAAGCTCCAACCAAACCAGAGTTTAGAGCATTTGGAGCTAGTTGGATATGCAGGTCCTGTGTTCCCTCGATGGATGATGGGCAACATGATGACTTCACTTCCAAACATTGTCAGTCTTCATCTGTTCCACCTAGAGAACTGCAAAGATCTCCCTCCACTCGGTGAGCTCCGGAATCTGCTCTACTTGCATATAAAAGATGTGCCTAAGCTCACAAATCTCCAGAGGGGTCTTTCTGGTGGGCCACGACCCTTCAAGAAATTAACACGTCTCAATTTGGAATCGTTATTCAACTTAGAAGCATTGTCTATACTGTTGGCATCCAGCAGTGGGGATCACTTCATGTTTCCTTGCCTCGAAGAGTTGTCTGTAGTATCTTGTTGTAAGCTCATGTTTGAACCATCTCTTCCAAAATGCTTGAAATATGAGATAAGAGAGAGTGACCGTGTTCTGTCATGTGGAGAACCTACTGgaccatcatcttcttcaccgccaGTACAAATAGAGATAATAGGGTGCAAGATACCATCCAGATTTTTGCAATGGGTTAGGTCCTTGAGTACCCTTGAGAAAGCAGTAATTGATGCATGTGAGGGGGAGGATGGTCAAGTGCTAACTTCTCTTGGGCTCCTGGAGATAATAGGCGATGAAGAACAGCCCAGTAGCTATGATTCTAATGTAAATGAATCTGCGACTGTCAGTTCATCGGAAGCAGTCATTCCACATGAGTTATCTAGTCAGGTACCTAACCAGTGTGCT ATTGGCGCCCATACTGATACTCGTTATGGCAGAACAATGTTTCAAAATCATTTCCCATGGTTCAGGGTCTCTCCAGCGCACAAAG AGCTCACTCTTCATAATCACCATGTAGAACTACTGACTTCTATAAGCTTCAGTGGCTCCGGCTCTACAGCATCGGAAGATCTTTCAATGATTAGTAGTGACACCTTCTTTCTTGATTCACCATACGTTACTGTCTTCACCTTTGAGGAATTGAAGATTGCCACAAGAAACTTTGGGCCAAACAATCTACTTGGCGAGGGTGGGTCTGGATTTATCTACAAGGGCCAGCTTCGCAGAAAAATGAACCCTTCAATTAGCAGCAACAGTATGGTGATTGCTGTTAAGAAGTTCAAACCGGACAGTTTATGCTGGCCTGAAAATTGGCAG ACTGAGATGAATTTCCATGGAAGGATTTCACACCCAAACCTTGTCAAACTGTTAGGCTACTGCTTGGATGCCAACAACACGGTCTTTGTTTACGAGTTCATGGCAAGAGGGAGCTTGGATAATCACCTGTTTAGAA GAGGAACAAATCTACTATCTTGGAGTctcagggtcaagattcttactgAGGCAGCTCGTGGCCTTGCATTCCTTCACTCCCTAGAAAGACCGGTCATCTACAGAAACTTTAAGGCTTCAAAAATCCTATTAGATTTG AACTACGATGTAAAGCTCTCGGGTCTTAACTTTGGCAAGGATGGCCCATGCAGTGGGCTATCGCATGTAACAACAAGAGTCATGGGCACATATGGCTATGCAGCTCCTGAATATATAGCTACTG GTCACTTGTATGTGAAGAGTGATGTCTACAGCTTTGGCGTTGTGCTGCTGGAGGTGCTTACTGGTCGGAGGGCGATTGACCAAAAGCGCCCCACTGGGGAGCTTAGTTTGGTGGATTGGGCGAGACCCTACCTGGCTCAGGCTGAAAGGAGAATTCTACATAGGGTGATGGATCCTCGTCTTGTGGGGAAGTATCCTTCCAAGGCCGCCCATCAGGCTTCCCAACTCGCACGCAGCTGCCTTTCTCAGAACCATATGACACGCCCATCCATGAACGAAATCGTGGATGTTCTAGAGAATATCTGCTCAATGGACACAAAAACAAGGGAACCCAATAATACCTCCTTGCAACTGAAGCCCCGGGGGCGCTCACTGCTTGGATGA
- the LOC127346448 gene encoding uncharacterized protein isoform X3 translates to MATAGAVVDRLLRRLASDARRSDLPSDIDQHVAHFRRTLSRLRDVLVSVERYFWVRTEVQDWMTKINQIVYDMDNLLDEFEDQNDTESERSGCITKATSLCSPCPFVLYSTRVNRMKTLIKRLDHSARNSVIFGMMQHPRCDLEQTDTQEEFCRAAIVGRDGDKTKIKELILQNDAEILSIIPIVGLVGLGKTALARLIFHDQGEGLNFDLRIWINLNRKFDLRKLAADIISQANETKEGGPSVVNNTSAEINGNLQLLKNRLQETLHGKHCLIVLDGLCSTNKSQLDELKEMLRGTNKSIKVLVTTSSEITAELMHTFTPYKLLPLSEDDCWTIFSEKAFGDGNCFNACLKTIGKQIAKRCDGIPALAHFLGSIVHNQGMYVWLAARDEAIWKLERTYSGRSKVFSSLNKLYYDMPSALKLCFLYLSIFPKGSAIDKEKLIRQWIALDMIGSRHETLPSYVHGEMYIQDLLSIHFLQVQKTPSVNGIENKTAPKMLYMHNVVHDFATHIASNDIIILDGGEMNSNSKGPTFQFILLTYYREHSILCSPLITSARALHFQNTKAIKLHREAFKLLKRMRVLNLSGSCIQEIPDSIGHLRHLRYLDISDLKIQILPSSMSTLTNLEALDLSNTSLKKLPRFIGTFLKLRYLNLQGCQILQHLSLTFGHLQRLEHLRLSCCYDVGELDDSLCNLQHLRLLDLSNCTELKQLPSSFGNLMNLEDLDLSGCFNLKHLPESFGNICFLRFLNISSCYELQHLPGSLTNLGKLEVLILRRCRKLQKLPPSFRNIQFLRVLDLAGCEALEVSTEIMTTNLEHLNLQRCRRLQTHPNCFQNFTKLKFLNLSECQPYADYHLNLSKCPPNIDYFQSLGYLFNLEYLNLSQTVLDIPVSFERLQKLHTLDLTGCVVVNPSSGVSHILSDMINKMTRLKFVLTKDPTIVASLPQHIRYSVGTDEHWHITSDELLISDLTGGSRGLSIAERVNLQSRVELRFLKLEWMPNSQPADVVDDVGEEVLEKLQPNQSLEHLELVGYAGPVFPRWMMGNMMTSLPNIVSLHLFHLENCKDLPPLGELRNLLYLHIKDVPKLTNLQRGLSGGPRPFKKLTRLNLESLFNLEALSILLASSSGDHFMFPCLEELSVVSCCKLMFEPSLPKCLKYEIRESDRVLSCGEPTGPSSSSPPVQIEIIGCKIPSRFLQWVRSLSTLEKAVIDACEGEDGQVLTSLGLLEIIGDEEQPSSYDSNVNESATVSSSEAVIPHELSSQVPNQCAIGAHTDTRYGRTMFQNHFPWFRVSPAHKELLTSISFSGSGSTASEDLSMISSDTFFLDSPYVTVFTFEELKIATRNFGPNNLLGEGGSGFIYKGQLRRKMNPSISSNSMVIAVKKFKPDSLCWPENWQTEMNFHGRISHPNLVKLLGYCLDANNTVFVYEFMARGSLDNHLFRRGTNLLSWSLRVKILTEAARGLAFLHSLERPVIYRNFKASKILLDLNYDVKLSGLNFGKDGPCSGLSHVTTRVMGTYGYAAPEYIATGHLYVKSDVYSFGVVLLEVLTGRRAIDQKRPTGELSLVDWARPYLAQAERRILHRVMDPRLVGKYPSKAAHQASQLARSCLSQNHMTRPSMNEIVDVLENICSMDTKTREPNNTSLQLKPRGRSLLG, encoded by the exons ATGGCCACCGCCGGCGCCGTCGTCGACCGGCTACTAcgccggctggcctccgacgctcgCCGGTCGGATCTGCCTTCGGACATAGACCAGCACGTGGCGCACTTCAGGCGAACTCTGTCGAGGTTGCGTGATGTGCTGGTAAGTGTGGAGAGATATTTTTGGGTGCGTACTGAGGTACAGGATTGGATGACGAAGATCAATCAGATTGTCTATGACATGGACAATCTCTTGGACGAATTTGAAGACCAAAATGACACTGAATCTGAGAGGAGCGGCTGTATTACAAAG GCAACATCACTGTGTTCCCCGTGTCCATTTGTCTTGTATAGTACTAGAGTGAATAGAATGAAGACACTCATAAAAAGATTGGATCATTCAGCAAGAAATTCAGTCATTTTCGGTATGATGCAGCACCCAAGGTGTGATCTTGAGCAAACAGATACCCAAGAAGAATTCTGTAGAGCTGCAATCGTTGGAAGAGATGgcgacaaaacaaaaataaaggaaTTAATCTTGCAAAATGATGCAGAAATATTGTCCATCATTCCCATTGTCGGCCTTGTGGGTTTGGGGAAAACAGCTCTTGCCAGATTAATTTTCCATGACCAGGGAGAAGGGTTGAATTTTGATCTTCGTATTTGGATCAACTTGAATAGGAAATTTGACCTTAGAAAGCTTGCTGCTGATATAATCTCACAAGCTAATGAAACAAAAGAAGGAGGACCCTCAGTAGTTAACAACACCAGCGCTGAGATTAATGGGAATCTCCAATTGCTAAAGAATCGTTTGCAGGAGACACTTCATGGCAAACATTGTCTAATTGTCTTGGATGGCCTTTGTAGCACAAATAAAAGCCAGCTGGATGAATTGAAGGAAATGCTCAGGGGTACGAACAAGTCGATCAAGGTTTTAGTGACCACCTCAAGTGAAATAACTGCAGAGCTAATGCACACTTTCACACCATACAAGTTGCTTCCATTATCTGAAGATGACTGTTGGACAATATTTTCTGAAAAGGCATTTGGGGATGGAAATTGTTTCAATGCATGCCTAAAGACAATTGGGAAGCAAATTGCgaaaagatgtgacggaataccaGCTTTAGCTCATTTTCTTGGTTCAATAGTTCACAATCAAGGCATGTATGTCTGGTTAGCAGCAAGGGATGAAGCAATATGGAAATTAGAGAGAACATATTCTGGGAGAAGTAAAGTGTTTTCATCATTGAATAAATTGTACTATGACATGCCTTCAGCGCTAAAACTATGCTTTCTATATTTATCAATATTTCCTAAGGGATCTGCTATTGATAAAGAAAAACTTATCCGGCAGTGGATTGCACTTGATATGATAGGATCAAGACATGAGACGTTGCCTTCCTATGTTCACGGGGAGATGTACATTCAGGATCTTTTGTCAATACATTTCCTTCAAGTTCAAAAGACACCTTCA GTTAACGGAATTGAAAACAAAACAGCTCCTAAAATGCTCTACATGCACAATGTTGTCCATGACTTTGCAACACATATTGCCTCTAATGATATTATAATTTTGGATGGCGGGGAAATGAACAGTAATTCAAAAGGCCCCACTTTCCAATTTATATTGTTGACCTATTACAGAGAGCACTCAATACTTTGCAGTCCACTGATTACCAGTGCAAGGGCATTACATTTCCAGAATACTAAGGCTATAAAGCTTCATAGAGAAGCTTTTAAATTACTGAAGCGTATGCGTGTTTTAAATCTTAGTGGAAGCTGCATTCAAGAAATTCCTGATTCTATTGGCCACTTGAGGCATCTAAGATACCTTGATATTTCGGACTTGAAGATTCAAATCTTACCTTCCTCAATGAGTACACTGACAAACCTTGAGGCACTGGATCTATCAAATACTTCTCTCAAGAAATTACCTCGGTTCATTGGTACTTTTCTGAAGCTAAGATATTTGAATCTGCAAGGCTGTCAGATACTTCAACACTTGTCTCTAACCTTTGGTCATCTCCAAAGACTTGAGCATCTTAGGCTGTCATGTTGTTATGATGTCGGTGAGCTAGATGATTCTCTGTGCAATCTTCAGCATCTTCGATTATTGGATTTGTCAAACTGCACCGAGCTTAAACAGCTACCTAGTTCATTTGGTAATTTAATGAATTTGGAGGATCTAGATCTGTCTGGCTGCTTCAACCTCAAGCATCTACCAGAATCTTTTGGTAATATCTGTTTTCTTAGGTTCCTGAACATATCGAGCTGCTACGAGCTTCAACATTTGCCTGGATCTCTTACCAATCTCGGGAAGTTGGAAGTGCTTATACTTCGGAGATGTCGCAAGCTTCAAAAGCTCCCTCCTTCCTTTAGAAACATTCAGTTCCTTCGAGTTTTGGATCTAGCTGGCTGTGAGGCACTTGAAGTAAGTACTGAGATAATGACAACCAACTTGGAGCATCTGAACCTACAACGTTGTCGCAGGCTGCAGACACATCCCAACTGCTTTCAGAACTTTACTAAATTGAAGTTTTTGAATCTCTCAGAGTGCCAACCTTATGCTGATTATCATTTGAATCTATCAAAGTGCCCCCCTAACATTGATTATTTTCAATCTCTTGGTTACTTGTTCAACTTAGAATATCTTAATCTGTCACAAACCGTCCTTGACATACCTGTGTCATTTGAGAGGCTTCAGAAGCTGCACACGTTGGACCTCACTGGTTGTGTTGTAGTAAATCCATCATCTGGTGTATCTCATATATTGTCAGATATGATAAATAAGATGACAAGGCTCAAATTTGTGTTGACAAAAGATCCAACGATAGTGGCCTCTCTACCACAGCACATTCGGTACTCTGTTGGCACTGATGAACACTGGCACATAACAAGTGATGAGCTTCTTATTTCAGACCTCACAGGAGGATCCAGGGGGTTAAGTATAGCAGAGAGAGTAAATCTGCAGAGTCGAGTGGAGCTTCGTTTTCTTAAGCTGGAGTGGATGCCAAATTCTCAGCCAGCTGATGTAGTTGATGATGTAGGTGAAGAAGTACTGGAAAAGCTCCAACCAAACCAGAGTTTAGAGCATTTGGAGCTAGTTGGATATGCAGGTCCTGTGTTCCCTCGATGGATGATGGGCAACATGATGACTTCACTTCCAAACATTGTCAGTCTTCATCTGTTCCACCTAGAGAACTGCAAAGATCTCCCTCCACTCGGTGAGCTCCGGAATCTGCTCTACTTGCATATAAAAGATGTGCCTAAGCTCACAAATCTCCAGAGGGGTCTTTCTGGTGGGCCACGACCCTTCAAGAAATTAACACGTCTCAATTTGGAATCGTTATTCAACTTAGAAGCATTGTCTATACTGTTGGCATCCAGCAGTGGGGATCACTTCATGTTTCCTTGCCTCGAAGAGTTGTCTGTAGTATCTTGTTGTAAGCTCATGTTTGAACCATCTCTTCCAAAATGCTTGAAATATGAGATAAGAGAGAGTGACCGTGTTCTGTCATGTGGAGAACCTACTGgaccatcatcttcttcaccgccaGTACAAATAGAGATAATAGGGTGCAAGATACCATCCAGATTTTTGCAATGGGTTAGGTCCTTGAGTACCCTTGAGAAAGCAGTAATTGATGCATGTGAGGGGGAGGATGGTCAAGTGCTAACTTCTCTTGGGCTCCTGGAGATAATAGGCGATGAAGAACAGCCCAGTAGCTATGATTCTAATGTAAATGAATCTGCGACTGTCAGTTCATCGGAAGCAGTCATTCCACATGAGTTATCTAGTCAGGTACCTAACCAGTGTGCT ATTGGCGCCCATACTGATACTCGTTATGGCAGAACAATGTTTCAAAATCATTTCCCATGGTTCAGGGTCTCTCCAGCGCACAAAG AACTACTGACTTCTATAAGCTTCAGTGGCTCCGGCTCTACAGCATCGGAAGATCTTTCAATGATTAGTAGTGACACCTTCTTTCTTGATTCACCATACGTTACTGTCTTCACCTTTGAGGAATTGAAGATTGCCACAAGAAACTTTGGGCCAAACAATCTACTTGGCGAGGGTGGGTCTGGATTTATCTACAAGGGCCAGCTTCGCAGAAAAATGAACCCTTCAATTAGCAGCAACAGTATGGTGATTGCTGTTAAGAAGTTCAAACCGGACAGTTTATGCTGGCCTGAAAATTGGCAG ACTGAGATGAATTTCCATGGAAGGATTTCACACCCAAACCTTGTCAAACTGTTAGGCTACTGCTTGGATGCCAACAACACGGTCTTTGTTTACGAGTTCATGGCAAGAGGGAGCTTGGATAATCACCTGTTTAGAA GAGGAACAAATCTACTATCTTGGAGTctcagggtcaagattcttactgAGGCAGCTCGTGGCCTTGCATTCCTTCACTCCCTAGAAAGACCGGTCATCTACAGAAACTTTAAGGCTTCAAAAATCCTATTAGATTTG AACTACGATGTAAAGCTCTCGGGTCTTAACTTTGGCAAGGATGGCCCATGCAGTGGGCTATCGCATGTAACAACAAGAGTCATGGGCACATATGGCTATGCAGCTCCTGAATATATAGCTACTG GTCACTTGTATGTGAAGAGTGATGTCTACAGCTTTGGCGTTGTGCTGCTGGAGGTGCTTACTGGTCGGAGGGCGATTGACCAAAAGCGCCCCACTGGGGAGCTTAGTTTGGTGGATTGGGCGAGACCCTACCTGGCTCAGGCTGAAAGGAGAATTCTACATAGGGTGATGGATCCTCGTCTTGTGGGGAAGTATCCTTCCAAGGCCGCCCATCAGGCTTCCCAACTCGCACGCAGCTGCCTTTCTCAGAACCATATGACACGCCCATCCATGAACGAAATCGTGGATGTTCTAGAGAATATCTGCTCAATGGACACAAAAACAAGGGAACCCAATAATACCTCCTTGCAACTGAAGCCCCGGGGGCGCTCACTGCTTGGATGA